The Chrysemys picta bellii isolate R12L10 chromosome 10, ASM1138683v2, whole genome shotgun sequence genome segment CTAGAGGGAACTGGAATGTgggagaggaaaaggagagaTTAGTCTACCCCCCCTCTCAAGTCTTTAATTTAGTTCCCTAATTAGTTTTTTCATCTAAGCAAGGGCAGTATAGGCCAGCAAGTCTGTGAAAtccctgctgggagtgggaggtGAATCTATATATAAATGAAGATGCCATGCACACTTACTTTAAGAACTTCTTCTTTGCATTAGTGGTAGTTTCACACATTTGAACAAAATTAGCAGCACATACCCAGTAACTTTAGCTGTGGGGATTTTTGCCTTTTGGAAaagtatttataattttttttaaataggtgttTATTTCAGTAAACAACTGTTTACAGTGTAAGTGTCTAACCTGTAAAACTCAATACCGTCTTACTGAAGGACAAGTATAAAATAACTGAAGACTAACTTACATTGTACACGAGGCAGACAAGAATTTATAATAGCAGCAGCAACTTAATGACAGCTGTAAAGTTTCTTAACATCATGTGCCAACAGTTTGATTTACCTACGCAACTCAAGTAGACAGATGTTTATCCATAGCAAACATTGACTTGAACACTCGACACTTTAAAGAGTTAAGCGCATTGCTACTCTTGTAAAATTATCAGATCACCTTTTAGTGCTGGTTATCTGGCTTCCATTCCTTCTTGGTTTCTCAGCCTTTACCATTCTCCTGCCTTTCCTCCTCCCATTTGATGTAGTGGTCATCCATATTCTTCATTTTCATTAGCTGAAGTTGGTCCTGCAATCTTTATTTTattgggaaggagggatggaaagAGAGGAAGGAGCAAGGAGGGTTTAATTACACCTTGGCCTCATCTCTTACATGTTGTAATCTGGTTCTTAAAGAGGTGTTTtggggtggtttttgtttttactgctgATACTAAATAGGTCTACACATACTTGAGCTAAAATGGTGTAAAGTGATGAACACCATCATCTGATAAACTTACTTGTCCGGTCTCCTTTAAAACACTTGGAGTAGGAGGCTTTATAGACTAAAGAAAGCCATTCCTCCACAACAAAGCTACCACAAATTGTAACATTCCATCTTATCACATGACAAAAATGCACTTTTAGGAGTACCACTAAAGAACAGTAGATCAGTGACAATATACATAGTTCACAGTATCTTGCCTTAAGAGTGCCCTAAACATTGAACTCTCTCAAATATTCATACCTTTACACCTAATCCATTTTTAATATAAAGACATTTATGCTAAGGGGAAAGAGTTTAGTGCATATGAAAACTTGGTATGAAAAACTGGCTTAAATTAAGCCTAATACAGGCTGCTGTGCCAGTTTCCACTCATCTCTGCCAGGGCACATCCGTTTAGACTGACTACTAATTTCAGTCTGAAGCAGAGGTTTCCCACAGGTGGATTTTAATACACAAAAATAGCCACAAAAAATAGGTTTGTGAAGTAAGGAAAAAATTTACTCCAAATTTCCCACAGTGGAAAAAGTATAATACAATCATTTCTCCTTAGGTCTACAGCTTCTGTAGTATACTGGGCATAGTGAGCTAGATTGTCAATTGCTGCTGTGGAGAGGACAAACGTAGTATGCAAAAATTAAGCCAAATTTCTACTTTTAAGACTGCCAACAACTACCACTGAACAATAACTTTTACTGTGTAGTAGGGGTCATTGCGTGCACAGAGAATACAACTGACTAATGGGTTGACCATATCATACATATTTACAAGTAAAGTGAACATACATTCAAGTTGAAGGGAGTACACCTGTGACAACAAGATACATACAAACACCAGAGGGACCCTTAATGTTTCCCTTCTGGACTAATACAGAACTTTTCAGTGGGAAAACAGGTCATCAGCATAGTTAATACAAACAAGTGTTAGGGCTGAGAAGAGAAACGCTTATATTTTGTTCTATGTTCATCTATTTCTTGCTTTGTTTTTCTGATACAACTAAAAATTTCCTTAAAGAGAGCTTTATATTCAGGTATAGCATTTGTGGGTGAGCCCATTAGCTCAATATTTCCATGCTCTTGATCAGTAGTTGAACGGTCAGACTGGATGTTCCCCACACTAGTGTCTTTGGAATACGGTTTTGAGGTTTGTACAGCCTTATGTTTCAAAGAATCTTCATCCATTTGACACTTCTTCAGAAGTTCCTCGTACTTAACCTTCAGAGCATTATACTGAGCGTCCACTTCATTAAGCAAGGAGATGCCTCGCTGCTTCACAGCTTCAGCTCTTCTAATACAGGTTTCTTCATGGCCCTTTAGAAGGTCTCCTCCTGCAGCACTGCTTAGGAAGGTCTCACTGTTGCTTCTTTTTAGGGCCCTTTTATCAAGCTGGGGGACAGTCAAGGATGCATCCTCTGAAGGGCTTTGATTAATTTCCCTTTCTAAAGActctttaaatgaaataaaaaatgattCTGGAACTAGATTCTCCATGCTGTTGACAAATGTGTTTTCAGACTGAAACATCTGCCGCATTTCAGCCACTTCTAATTCAAGCTCTTCTGCCCGAGCCCGGTATAAGTCTTTATCAACCAGCCTCTGTTCAAGGTCACAGTTCTCCTTTACCATAAGTTGATATTCCTCTTCCATAGTCACTCTTTTCTCCTTTTCCAGATTAAGTTGGGCTTGTAATACAGTCAAAGCCTTTTTTAAGTTCTCATTTTCTTCTTCTATGGGACTCAGCTGACTATCCATTGAAGTAATTTTTTCTGCAAAAATATGATCGTAAACAAAATACCTGCAGAAACAAAAAGTGTCAGAGCTTAGATttcctatgaaaaaaaaaaatttgttagtctctaaggtgccacagtactcctgttctttttatgatttTTAGGCTGCCTCTTCTGGATAATACAGAGATTGAATTTAAACTCACTGTTGGAAAAAAAAGGGTTTCCAAACAGAACCAGGTTGGTCATTAAGGTATCTATTTGTACAAAGTTACAATGCCTCAATAATCAAACAGAATGCTTTTCTACAGGGCTTTAGTAAATTCAGTACCCAGTGATGTATGGTTCCCAGTTCAGGTGGTGTGGCAACTGCTTAATTGCAATATCAAATTGTAGATCTAAAATCTACTGTACATGGAGACCTCTAACCAGaattcttgagattttttttagagTATTTCTTTGAGGCCACAAGATATAGTTTTCTACAGGACATTCCTAGTACTGGAAGAAGATAGACTGCATGATAATCCAatacattttccccatttttaactTGTACAATTCTCATAATGAAATGGATCTGCAAACTATAAGATATCCATACCCTGCAGTTTAAAAGTCTCAGAATTTCCATTATGAAACCTAAATGAATGCCCAGAATGGTCATAAAAATCCACTGTCAGAAATCTGACAAAGTTTCATACAAGCATGTTTTGTAattctaatttttaaaacaaaatcacctCTTGAATATGCACTATAGAAGTGTCAATATTAAAGCTTAAAAGTAGGCTTGTGAAgactgctttggtcttaactcaTTTGTCTGGAGTGACActgacagatttttttagaaatgcACGTCTGATTTCTCTGCTCTGCTACAAACGGATGAAAGATTAAAAAATCTGCTTGCACAATAAAATGACATATCATTGAGTTAGTGTCTTACTTGCGAAGGTCATACAGCTCCTTCAAACATGAGAAGCTGTGCACTGATCGTGGCTGCTCAGATCGCTCATGGTTCATATGACCTCGTCCAGATTTCTTCAATTCCTCCACTTGTCTCTGAAGGTCATCTATATGGGTTTGCAGACCTTCAATAGTCTCTGTCAGGCTGAAGTTCATGAACATATAAAGCTGTTAACATGACTGGCTTTAAGTCAAGGGCATGACCAATAGCATGAGCTCAGTCACTATTCACTCAGTTTTGTGCTTCTTCCTCTGGAAACTGCTCCACAGTTAccagtaacaaacaaaaaatcacataACCCAAAAGCCCAGTGATTAGACAACTGGATAACCAGCCACCCAAAAATGCATAAACTAATGCAGTCAGACTAGTATTCCATTCTAATTcctctatatatataaaaaaagttgcTCCACAAAACTTTAGTTACCTTAATATCTTTTGTTGTGACACTCTACTATCCACAACTAGTTTTTGATTAGCATCTTCCAGTTCTCTTGCTGTAACATCCAGCTGTTCATAAACCTTTGCATGCTGGTCATTCATCTGACGTAAGAGCTCCACTTGCTTTGTAAGGTACTAGAAGATAATTTGCAGTTACCATCTTCACACTGCTAAAAATGTTTAATCCTACTTAGTGTAAGTTTTAACTTTAAATTCTTAAATCAGGATTTTCAGTTTGTTTCCCATAAATGTCACGAATAATACAATGTACATTAGTTTTGATTGCAGAACCGTGGAAAGACATTGTACCCTTAAATAGCTCAGGAGTGTTTTCCACAAATGAGCCCACCAGCCCTTTTAAATCTCAGAGTAAATAGCAAGACACCATGTCACATGTGGTTTCCTTAAATTAGAATAAGGatgatttaaattacaacttcCAGTTTGTAATTATGCAATTTACCAGCTGCAACACTGGGGTTATACTTTGCATGGGCAAACCCTTTCAAATCAGAATAAAGTTCTCAGTGCATGAAGCTGCCTTAAGTTTAAGGAAACTGATTTTAGTTTAGTCTTAAAACTGTAAACTGATGATATTTGGGTTACTATTTATCAGGAAGTACAAATTAGAACAAACTTTAATTACCCACAAGGGGCATTCTAGTTTATATAATCCCAATCAAAGGTCTCCTGCTTTTTTTAATTCTGTATGAAATGTTCTCAGTGTAATCCTCTTTATTCAAGAAACTTAGCAGGTTGTTTATTTTGTAGTGGTGAAACTGCTTTTAGAAAGCCTAGGATAAAGATTTCCTACGTAAGAGTAATAAACCATCTTTAAATCCCTTGATATTAGAAACACCTTAGGCTTTCCCACAGCTGAACACGTCTATATGGATTTTACTACACACAAATACTTAAAAGTTCCAGGTATCCTGCATACAAATATGCATTAAGTCATTCCTGGACCAGAAATACCACAgacttgtaggactggaagggacctcagaaggtcatctagttcaatcccctgcactcactgcaggactaagtattatctagaccatccctgacaggtgtttgcctaacctgctcttaaaaatctccagtgatggagattccacaacctccctaggcaatttattccagtgcttaactacccaacaggaagtttttcctaatgtccaacctaaactgcccttacATAAGAACggtcctactgggtcagaccaaaggtccatctagcccagtatcctgtcttctaacagtggccaatgccaggtgccccagagggaatgaccagaacaggtaatcatcaagtgatccatcccctgttgctcattcccagcttcctgcaaacagaggctagggacaccattcctgcccatcctggctaatagccattgatggacctatcctccatgaatttatctaccggtaattcttttttgaaccctgttatggtcttggacatcacaacatcctctggcaaagaagaGTTAACCAAGATGCACACATGTATATTGTCAACTAAGTGatcaggcaacaaaatggcaaatgaaatttaatgtggataaagtaatgcacattggaaaaaataaccccaactatacatacaatatgatgggggctaatttagctacaacaagtcaggaaaaagatcttggagtcatcgtggatagttctctgaaaatgtccacgcagtatgcagaggcggtcaaaaaagcaaacaggatgttaggaatcattaaaaaggggatagagaataagactgagaatatattattgcccttatataaatcaatggtatgccctcatctcgaatactgtgtacagatgtgttcgcctcatctcaaaaaagatatactggcactagaaaaggttcagaaaagggcaactaaaatgattaagggtttggaacgggtcccatatgaggagagattaaagatgctaggactcttcagcttggaaaagaggagactaaggggggatatgatagaggtatataaaatcatgagtgatgtggagaaagtggataaggaaaagttatttacttattcccataatacaagaactaggggtcatcaaatgaaattaataggcagctggtttaaaacaaataaaaggaagttcttcacccagcgcacagtcaacttgtggaactccttacctgaggaggttgtgaaggctaggactataaacagagtttaaaagagaactggatacattcatggtggttaagtccattaatggctattagccaggaccggtaaggaatggtgtccctagcctctgtcagagggtggagatggatggcaggagagagatcacttgatcattggctgttaggttcactccctctggggcacctggcattggccactgtcggtagacaggatactgggctagatggacctttggtctgacccggtacggcctttcttatgttataCTTGTTTTCAAAACTGCAACAGTCTCATACACACTAATTCCTGAATGCTCTTTAGAGTTCGACAGGTTGACTGttcgttgtgtgaagaaatacttccttttatttgttttaaacctgctgcctattaatttcatttggtgacccctagttcttgtgttatgagagaaGTATTATTTACTACTTCTATCTACTTTctttacaccagtcatgattttatagacctcaatcatatctccccttagccgtcttttttccttgctgcaatttaagcccgttgcttcttgtcctatcctcagaggctaacaaaaacaaatttttctccctcctttaacaaccttttatgtacttgaaaagtgTTATGTCCTGTCTCAGTCTTCTTCTCCAgaagaaacaaacccaattttttcaatcttccctcagaggtcatgttttctagacctttaatcgtttttgttgttcttttctggactctctccaatttgtctacatctttcctgaaatgtggcacccagaacgggccacaatactccagttaaggcctaatcagcacatagcagagtggaagaattacttcttgtgtcttgcttacatcaCTCTGGCTAATACATGCCACaatgatgtttgcctttttttttttttttttttggcgcaacAGTGCTACATGGACTCattcagcttgtgatccactatgacccccacatttctttccgcagtactccatcctaggcagtcatttcccattttgtatatatgcaactgattgttccttcctaagtggagtattttgcatttgtccttattgaatttcatcttatttacttcagaccatttctccagatcattttgaattttaatcttgtcctccaaagcacttgcaacctttcctgcttggtatcatccacaaagattataagtgtactctctatgccatattgaacagaaccagactcagaactgatccctgtgagaccacacttgatatgcccttccagtttgaatgtgaaccattgataactactctctggaccGGTTTTCCAATCAGTGGGGTGCTCCTACCTTaaaatagctccatctaggttgtatttgcCTAATTTGTTTATCAGAAGGTCATGCAGCacggtatcaaaagccttactaaagtcaagatatacccatctactgcttccccctatctACTAGGCTTGTTATACTGTCAAAGAAAgccattaggttggtttgacatgatttgttcttgccaAATCCATGTTGaatgttacttatcaccttattttctaggtgtttgcaaattgattgcttagttATTTGCTCCATGATCTTTAGAATAAGTTTAAAATCAAGTTCACATTATCATGAACTAGTTTGTCCTAAAGAAGTTGAATATAGAATATTTCTTGAAGTATTAGGTTCTAAATTTAACCACATTTTACACAGTTGGATGCTAAATGTTCAAAATCATCCACATCAAAGTTGTCTGAAAGATTTCTAGATTAGGAGCAATTACTCTTGTAAGTGACCTGCTAATTATGTAATCAAAGCTTCTAATATTCTACTTAACCTTTTACTGCATTAGAAGGTTGATGGCTTTACATTTTAGGTAATTTAAGAAGCGATTACAAGTTAATCTAGGGCTATGCACTGCTACAAACAAACTACTACAAGATCAATCGGATAGCTGTTGGTTAGGTCTTTTTGCAACCCACGGGCACGTGACACAGGATTCACACAAGAATAGCATGTGGATTAACCAACAGAATCTCAGTGTGACCCATTTCAGATTAACTTTCCCTATCTGCTAGTCTCAAAGAAATTGGAAACGTTCATGGTTTCTTCAACCGGGAAAGGTGACTAAGCATATAAACATGAAGATTAGAGTTCTGAATTTAGGTGCTTTAATGAATAATAAAGAACCCACTGAATGGTAGCCTAGGCTGACAGGTTATACTTTAGGTGGAATGGAACATGAGGGAGAGAGTAGATTACTCCCTTTCTCAAGGAACTACACTTCATCTCACCTTGCATGGCTGATGTCAGCGTAACTTGAAAATATGCAGGAGATGAGAGCAGAAACCCCAAATGCAAACATCAAAGTTTGTACTGGCTTTCCCGATATTTCAGAAATTCACACTAGCATCTACATCAATTCCAAGGGAAATAGGAAAACTTAATATGTAACTGCAAGTGAAACACTGCCAAGCAGGCTTACACTCCACTAGATCATTATGAAAAGGAGAGCTGTAACGCCCCACATTTGGATTTACAAGAGATGCCAAGATTCATGAACAGTCTTGGTTAGTTTTTCTGGCATTGGTTTTAATCTGCTATTGCACCATTTATTACATCCATCATGATTAGTTAGTAGCATACGTGTCAGTGCAAAGGTCAGAGACTAAATACCTAATGATGTCAAGTGTTTAAAACTTTAGTTTTAATCTTCAAAATTAGATTATGAACAGTTCTACATGTTTCAATTCCCTTAACCCTTCCTATGCAGCGAAGACAAGGAAATTgtcttttgaaatgaaacatacaCAAGTTATATTATGCGCAACGCTAATTGACTGTAATAAAGATCAGGTTAcatcagtatttttttaaaataagctctCAAAAATCTATATGAATAAAGCAGACGCAACAAGGCTCTTTAGATAGCTACTCAAGTAACGTGTgtaggacagattttttttttccagtttattctTTTGGCAAGATTATAGCATTTCCTCACCGTCTCTTCATAAAATGAGTGCATTACAAGGTGAtgggcataagaatggccatatgtcagacc includes the following:
- the CDR2 gene encoding cerebellar degeneration-related protein 2, producing MLADSLVEEFEIRDDEPWYDQQDLQQDLHLAAELGKTLLDRNTELEESLQQMYATNQEQLQEIEYLTKQVELLRQMNDQHAKVYEQLDVTARELEDANQKLVVDSRVSQQKILSLTETIEGLQTHIDDLQRQVEELKKSGRGHMNHERSEQPRSVHSFSCLKELYDLRKYFVYDHIFAEKITSMDSQLSPIEEENENLKKALTVLQAQLNLEKEKRVTMEEEYQLMVKENCDLEQRLVDKDLYRARAEELELEVAEMRQMFQSENTFVNSMENLVPESFFISFKESLEREINQSPSEDASLTVPQLDKRALKRSNSETFLSSAAGGDLLKGHEETCIRRAEAVKQRGISLLNEVDAQYNALKVKYEELLKKCQMDEDSLKHKAVQTSKPYSKDTSVGNIQSDRSTTDQEHGNIELMGSPTNAIPEYKALFKEIFSCIRKTKQEIDEHRTKYKRFSSQP